The sequence AGATCCATCACTTCAGCTGTATGAGGAGCTGAAGCTCCTGAAGCCTCAGGTCCGTGTATGTGAAGTGGGAGTAATAGCAACTATTACATAGCCTGATAAAGGGATTGAATTAGTCCATGCCTATAATGCCCtctgcacagtgcctggtacaggaAGTGCTCAAAAATGGTAACAGGGCATCACTGTACCCTGGGTCATGCAGACTGGGGCATCCCATCCCTCAGGTGCCCCAACAGAGCTGCAGGGATGAGAATTTCGCTCTTGACCTCTTCCTCTACCGGCCAATGCCAAAGGCTTACTAGCTTCTGGGTTTCCTCAAGTGCCAATtcaggaggcaggagggagagggaaaggaggtTAGAGAGCTCTGGCCCTGGGGGCAGCCCCTGCTTGTGCCCACGATCATGGCTTATTCTCCCTCCCACTTGACCTGTGAAAGTTAGTTCTAGAGCCTCCGCAGGTATGGTTTTCACCTGAGTCCATGCCCATCTGCTCTGCCTCCTGTGGGTGGCTCAGGACTGCCCTGGAATAGGCTCCCACTTCATCTCTGGCCACTGGTCTTGACTGAGTTCAGGGTTCAGCATCTCCTGTCACCTCACTAGTCTCTCCCTCCCAGTCTATCCTCCACACTTGAACCAGCATGCTGTCAACACAGGTCCCACAGTGTCCTTCCCCTACTTGCAAACCACCAACCACTCCCCATTCTCTAAGTGTAAACCTGGTGTTCAAGGCCCTCTGCCAAAAGCCCTGTGGACATCTCTCATTTCCCATTCCCCCAAAACTTCAGCGAGTGGGGTTCCTTGGTCAACCCATCTTCCCTGGCCTCCTGTGAGTGTCAAACCTGTACCAGCAGGCTTCGCAAAGAATCAGGATAAGTAGAACCTACCCCTGTTTTGTGGGCTCCGCATCTAGGGGGAAAACAATTACAGTTAATGAGTAATTCTACAAGAAGGTCTGGAGTCAGGGGTGGCTGGGGACAAAGTAGTTTCAGAAGAGAAGTCTCATCTGACCGTTCAAGCCCTCTGGCCCCAGGGAGACAGACCCAGCCTCAGCAGGAGGCAGAGCCCATGCAGCGCCCGCTGCAGGGCCTGACACATGGCCGATACCCCATACCAGGTGGCCTAGAGCATAGGATGCACTGGAGACACACAGCCCTAGGTGGGACTCCAACCTCTGCTACTCTGCTAGCTGTGTAATGTCATTTCACTAGGCCTCAGTTTGTGACTTTGAAAGGAGGGGTAAAAGTACCTAACGGGTAGGGTTCTTTTGGGAATAGTATGCTAGTagaaaggcgccctggtggtgcagtgtttaagtgctcggctgctaatagaaaggtcgcAGGTTCAAAGCCCTCAGGCGCTccctgggaaaaagatgtggtagtctgcttccgtaaagatttacagccttggaaaccctatggggcagttttactctgtcctgtaggatgtcTGTAAGTCTAAATTGAGTCCATTGGTACGCAGCAACAGAGCTTGGGTGGCCACCAGACAAAGTTTTTCGAAAAAGGGACTCCTACAGTCAGTAGGAGACAGTAGGACACAATACCCAAGGTCTTCCCAAGTCTGAGAGTCAGACTCTCAGATTCATGATGCGAGATTCTGGGCAGCTCAGTTCACAGAAGGGGAAGGGCAGTAGAGGGGTCTCTGCACAGTTTTGCCAGGGCTTGGAAGCAGAGGGAGCCTAACAGGATGTGAGCATTAGGAGAGGCAGCTGCTCgtgctgtttctctctctcttttctttcacaCACACGCACTGCAGGTCCCAACCTCTAGGCAGAGGAGCCAGAGCCTCCCTGCTGGCAACTGAACCCAGCACCCCAAGAGGTGGTCTTCTGTAGGGCAGAGGGGAGTGGGGAAGGAGACAAACTGAAAGATTGTATTTCCTGGCAATGCTGTCTCTTCAGCAAGGCTTAGCTCAGTGGGCCCCTGAGCCTCCATGCTATCTTCCCAAGGAGATCAGACCTTTCTTGGGCCCTTCCCTCAGAGCGGCAATGCAGAAAGGCAGGAAGATGGACGTACTGTGGGAAGAGCACTGGAGAGGGAGTCTGAGGCCTGACTCTGTTGTGCACAAGTCTTTTCCTGTCTGGGGCCCATTTTCTTCATGTGCCCTGTGGGGCAGTGATGCTCACTTAGCCTTCCTCAACATGTTCTTGTTTCATATGCTTAACACTTAATTTCTCATAGATGGGTTTTACATATAATTTAGAATCTGCAAAGGGCTTTGAATACCCTCAGTAAAAGACAAGAGCATGGTACCCACACTAACATCTCCACCAGTGCCCCTGGATGGAATAGTGAAGAGAGCTTTTTTGCCTTGGCATCAGGTGAGTCAGTCTGGAGCACCATGATGTTGGGCCAGTCCTTTACCATCTTAAACttatgttttctcatctgtaaactggattTAAATGCTTTCCAGGGTTGTTTCAAGCCTAGCATAGAAGAGTGAACCCAGGCTTTGGCACTAGAGGCTGGCACCTGAGCACATTAACATCTCTCTGATCCTCAGTATGCACATCCAAAAGTAGGGGAAAGACTGGTatgacaacagacacatagaccaacagaacagaactgagagtccagaaataaacccacacatctacggtcaactgatttttgacaaaggtgctaatttttttttagctaagtccattcaatgagggaaagaagagtcttttcaataaatcatgctgggaaaattggatttctacatgcagaaaaataaaacacaatccatgcctcacaccatacacaaaagcaaaaattaCACCTcagttttaaacatttaaaaaataaagaaggtaATGCAGATTCGTGCTGTAAAGGATCAAAATAAAAGCACTTCCTCCCCCAGGGCAGGATTTAAAAGCTGTCCCCCCACACTATAACTCAGGCTTCTAGACTGGGACCCAGTGGCTGCTGAGTTCTGACCTCAGTCCATCCTCCTGCATCCCATTTCCTTTGGATAACTCTGCACACATCTGTCTTCTTGGCTAGCAtgagagctccttgagggcaagagACAAGCCTGATTCATTCCATATCTTTCCTTCCCTGGTGCCTAGCATGGTGGTCAAGATAAAACTGATCattcagtgcctgatctctaaaatctacatgattctgctaaaacttaaccacaaaaagacaaataacccaattaaaaatgggcaaagaatatgaacaggcatttcactaaagaagacactcaggcccctgacagatacatgaggaaatgctcacaaccattagccattaaaaaaaaaagagagagatgcaaatcaaaactacaatgagattctctctcactccaacaaggctggcattaatccaaaaaacacataataataaacgttggagaggttgtagagagactggaacacttatctcctgctggtgggaatgtaaaatggtacaaccactttggaaattgatttggtgcttctttaaaaaaactagaaatagaactaccatacaacccagcaatcccacttcttggaatatatcctagagaagtaagagcctttacatgaacagatataagtacacccatgttcattgcagcactgtttacaacagcaaaaagttggaagcaaccaaggtgcccatcaatggatgaatggataaactatggtatattcacacagtggaattctacacatcgataaagaacaatgacgaatccatgaaacatctcataacatggagaaatctggaagacattatgctcagtgaaattagtcagttgcaaagggacaaatattgtataagaccactattttaagaactcgagaaacagtttaaacagagaagaaaatattctttgatggttacgagacgggggaaggagggagaggggtattcactaaatagattgtggataagttttattttaggtgaagggaaagactacaCAATGCAGGAAAGGTCAACACAActacactaaaccaaaagcaaagaagtttcctgaataaactgaatgcttcaaaggccagtgtagcaagggcgggggtttgacgaccatggtttcaggggaaatctaagtcaattggcataataaaatttattaagaaaacattctgcatcccactttggagaatggagtctggggtcttaaacactagcaagcggccatctaagatgcatcaactggtctcaacccacctggaacaaggaataatgaagaataccaaagacacaaggtaattatgaacaaagagacagaaaggaccacataaaccagagactacatcatcctgagaccagaagaactagatggtgcccggccacaactgatgactgccctgacagggaactcgacagagaaaccctgagggagcaaagagcagtgggatgcagacccccaaattctcataaaaagaccagacttaatggtcagactgggactaggggaccccagaagccatggtccccaggccttctgttagcccaggacaggaaccattcctaaagccaattcttcagacagggattggactggaataggggatggaaaatgatacaagtggacacaggagactatgttggcatctcctgtctggaggggggatgagagggcagagggggccaggagctacccgaatggacacgagtAGCATGAGTAGAGGGAAGatatgtgctgtctcattggagggagagcaattaggagtatatggcaaggtgtatgtaagtttttgtaagagagactgacctaatttgtaaactttcacttaaagcacaataaaaattaataaaaaaaaaaaagatataactgATCATTAAGATAGTCGCTTATATTTTAGCATGAATTAGTGCATCAGCTCCTTCCCAAGAATAGGCTTTTCCAGGAAGAGGGTACCTGAGTGGGGAATTGAGCGTTAAGGAGATAGCACAGTTGTAGATGGCAGTCTTGAAAACAACCTCTTGAGATCACCTGGCCCAGTTCCTATCTTCTGCTGCCCATCCTACCACTAGTGAACAGGTAATATGTTATTCCCATTTatgagagaggttaaatgacttatccaaggtcaccCAATTAGTAAGCCATGAAGACAGGACCAGAACCCAGGTTTCCTGACCACAGGCCTAGAGCCCTTTCTACTACCCTGGGAAGAACAGAGCATACACTCTGTCTGCTTCACAGTTCCATGTGACTGGCCCCAGTTAGAAGGGTGAGAACATCAAGACCCTCAGTACCCTAGAAGTGTGTGTGAATTAGGGTGCCAGGTGGTATGAACAGCTAAAAAATGGCATCAGCACCAAAGAAAGTCCAGGTTATAAGAACATAGGGCTGTCCATGACAAGTGTCCAGCTTTCCAAGGAAACCAAGGCTTAACTGAGACCCTGAGATGCAGACGTGCCCCTGGTTAACCAGCAGTAAAACGAGTGCAGGCCCAAATACCCATCATGTGTGTGGGTATGCACACATGTTCTAGCAGGATGGGGGAGACAGCATATTCCCTTGAGCCAAGACTGATCCCCCTCTGTCTAGGGGCTTATCCTCTTCAGCTGAGAAGAAACGTGTGAGGAAAGAAAGGGCATCAGCCAAAACTGCCCTGAACATTAGTGGAAGGACTCATTTCACCCcgtctccctcagagccctctgGGGAGGCAGTGCCACAGAGCAGCCCAAGGGAtggtctccctcccacccctaggAACTCTGCAGAGTTGGGAGGAAAATGGTTTCAATCAGAAACCCTCCTGTGACAGAGAAGGAACCGAAGGAGGATTTCGTTTGTTTTAAGTATAACAGTTCGATCAGGTAAACTTGCAAAGACAAAAGTGCCCTCGTCCAAGATAGAGAGCAGTTTATGTTGAGTCTTAAGGAATGTTTATCTCATTTATTCAGGAGAGAACGATCTGAAGTGATGACATTTGGCAGACTCTGCACCTCTGGAGGAGGATTAACAGACAAGGCTTTTCAGAGGAAGCAACTTGATACTGGGGAAAGAGGACAGAGTTGGGGTTTGGAGTCTGAGCCAGGGTCTGGaccctgtctgagcctcagtttcctcacttatgCAAGATACCACCACCAGCCCTGCCTGCTCCGTGGTGGGGGGGATGCACGGGGGAGGGTAGGGATCAGGCTGAGGATTGCAAGTGATAAGGAATGGGAAAGTGACCTGTTTTTGTAGGCCGAATTCACACAGGTCCCGTGTGGCAATGTCTAGGCTCCTCACTTCCCTAAAGCCCCCCAGGCATGGAGGGAAGCCTGGGGACCGAGGCCAGACAGCACAGGTTCCATCTGCCTCCTCTGGCCTGTCTCTTACCTCTTGCAGCCTCCTCCCAGCACTAAAGCCCAGGGCAGCAGCGTGGCCTCTCTCCTTGGGCCCCCGCTGGGCCCCGGAGGGACCAGGCAGAGCCTTCTGGGACCATGGTTGGACTGAAGCCTTCAGAAGTGCCTCCCACAACGGCTGTGAAGTTCCTGGGGGCAGGCACAGCAGCCTGCTTTGCTGACCTCTTTACTTTTCCACTGGACACAGCCAAGGTCCGCCTACAGGTAAGTGTCCTTTGGCCAAGGGTCATTGTTCACATCAAAGGAGGGGCTGAGTTTTCCCCTTCTCCATAGCACCTACATCTCTGCCGTCATCCTCTTCCTGACAGAACCCTGACCAAGTCATTCACTCCACTGCTTAGGACCCCTCCTCGACTCCACCCCATCACCATCAcccaaggcaaaaaaaaagtcttaaaaaatcTAAATTCCTGGACTCAGCATGATAACCCCTACTCTGTAAACCATAAAGTGTGAGGTAAAGATAAGGAATGAATTAATTGTGTGACCTCGAGCAAGATGGAAACCCTgatagcgtagtggttaaaagctacagctgctaaccaaaggtcagcagtttgaatccaccaggcactccttgaaaacgaaatgggacagttctactctgtcctatagggtcactatgagtcggaatcgactcgacagcagtgggttttggtttttgggcaaGACACTgaccatttgtaaaatgggaaaatcggaggcagaaagggataagAGGGTGTGGGCCTGTGTGCTGCCACTGAGCACCTCTCTGGGATTGACACTGTTCTTCTGGGGGGCTGTCCCTGGCTGATACATGAGCTCTTTTCCtggttagggttttctgtgcggAAAACTCCCTTGGGCCTCCGCTGGGCCCCTCCGATTTGCTCTGAGGATCAGTGCCACCAGATGTATAACATTGGCTTGTGAGCTGTAAAATGCTGCATACGCCTTAGCTATTTTTCCTGCGATGCGATGTCTAATCATCATGCGTGTTCTCAAGGTGCAGCCCAGGCAGTCCCAGACCCTACAGGGTCCCTCTGCCACCTTGCTGCCCctttccaccccaccccaccccagctccTCACACTGCTGCATCGGGGTGTCCCTCAGATCCAGGGGGAGAACCAGGCGGCCCAGGCGGCCCGAAACGTGCGGTACCACGGCGTGCTGGGCACCATCCTGACCATGGTGCGCATGGAGGGGCTCCGCAGCCTCTACAACGGGCTGGTCGCTGGTCTTCATCGCCAGATGAGCTTTGCCTCCATCCGCATCGGCCTCTACGACTCTGTCAAGCAGTTCTACACCCCCAAAGGATCGGATCGTGAGTGCCTGGGTACCGCCTGGACACCAAGAGGGCTGGGCAGAAGCAGACACTCCACACTGCAGTCAGGAGACTGGGGCAGGCCAGActcagaggcagagctggggcatGGGGAAGCTGGTAACAGACCCTTCTTGAGGAGATTGTGAGGCCATCAAGGAAAcaccaaaaaccctaacccaggaAAAGAGCTCAGGTATCAGGCAGGGACAGCCCCACAGAGGAACAACATCAATCCCAGAATGGTGTGCGGTGGCAGCACAGGGGCCCACACCCTCTTCTTCATCTCTGCCTCCCCAGACTCCAGTGTCACTACCCGGATTTTGGCGGGCTGCACCACGGGGGCCATGGCGGTGACCTGTGCACAGCCCACGGATGTGGTGAAGGTCCGATTTCAGGCCAGCATACACCTTGGGCCTGGGTGTGACAGGAAATA comes from Elephas maximus indicus isolate mEleMax1 chromosome 7, mEleMax1 primary haplotype, whole genome shotgun sequence and encodes:
- the UCP3 gene encoding mitochondrial uncoupling protein 3; the encoded protein is MVGLKPSEVPPTTAVKFLGAGTAACFADLFTFPLDTAKVRLQIQGENQAAQAARNVRYHGVLGTILTMVRMEGLRSLYNGLVAGLHRQMSFASIRIGLYDSVKQFYTPKGSDHSSVTTRILAGCTTGAMAVTCAQPTDVVKVRFQASIHLGPGCDRKYSGTMDAYRTIAKEEGVRGLWKGTLPNVTRNAIVNCAEMVTYDIIKEKLLDYHLLTDNFPCHFVSAFGAGFCATVVASPVDVVKTRYMNSLPGWYHNPLDCMLKMVAQEGPTAFYKGFTPSFLRLGSWNVIMFVSYEQLKRALMKVQILRESPF